Proteins encoded by one window of Chondromyces crocatus:
- a CDS encoding vWA domain-containing protein, which translates to MKRITTASSLTTRQLALGLLFSTAAAIGVACGSSGGDATSDGGSEGQGAGNSTSSATGDGGAGGFIIDPTSGSGASSGTGFTECATSSDAATLVPLNMIIMFDRSGSMQSNNKWNSSTAALRAFIQSPEASGLRVALRFFPGTGCTGSSCNVNVCAQPAVDAAPLTSESAPTDAQEQLLISAITSETPNGGDTPIFAALSGATLWAKNYVAANPTEKAVVILVTDGEPNGCNQNSNAIAGIAEEAFTSAGIYTYAVGLQGSAPNLMNLIADRGGTGQGIFIGAGANAEQELLLALQAIQGSQLACDFQMPQSNDGQMINPNQINVVYTSEGGNEQIIGQVSSESACGANGGWYYDNPQNPATITLCPTTCQTAQGDNSGGIRIIVGCDTTPA; encoded by the coding sequence ATGAAGCGCATCACGACTGCCAGTAGCTTGACGACGCGCCAGCTCGCCCTTGGCCTCCTCTTCAGCACCGCTGCAGCCATTGGCGTGGCGTGCGGTTCTTCCGGCGGAGACGCAACCTCTGACGGAGGCAGCGAGGGCCAGGGAGCAGGGAACAGCACCAGCAGTGCGACGGGTGATGGTGGCGCAGGCGGCTTCATCATCGACCCGACCAGCGGCTCGGGCGCCTCGAGCGGCACGGGATTCACCGAGTGCGCGACGTCGAGCGACGCTGCAACGCTGGTCCCGCTCAACATGATCATCATGTTCGATCGGTCCGGCTCGATGCAGTCGAACAACAAGTGGAACAGCTCCACCGCAGCGCTCCGCGCCTTCATTCAGTCCCCCGAGGCCTCAGGCCTGCGCGTCGCGCTTCGCTTCTTCCCGGGCACGGGTTGCACGGGCAGCAGCTGCAACGTGAATGTTTGCGCTCAGCCTGCCGTGGACGCGGCGCCGCTGACCTCCGAGTCGGCCCCCACCGACGCTCAGGAGCAGCTGCTCATCTCGGCGATCACCAGCGAGACCCCGAACGGTGGCGACACGCCGATCTTCGCCGCGCTCAGCGGTGCCACGCTCTGGGCCAAGAACTACGTCGCAGCCAACCCGACCGAGAAGGCAGTCGTCATCCTGGTGACCGATGGGGAGCCGAACGGTTGCAACCAGAACAGCAACGCCATCGCGGGCATTGCGGAAGAGGCCTTCACGAGCGCCGGGATCTATACCTACGCCGTCGGCCTCCAGGGCTCGGCGCCGAACCTGATGAACCTCATCGCCGATCGCGGGGGCACGGGCCAGGGGATCTTCATCGGTGCTGGCGCCAACGCCGAGCAGGAGCTGCTGCTCGCGCTTCAGGCCATCCAGGGCAGCCAGCTCGCGTGCGATTTCCAGATGCCGCAGAGCAACGACGGTCAGATGATCAATCCGAACCAGATCAACGTCGTCTACACCTCGGAAGGTGGCAACGAGCAGATCATCGGTCAGGTCAGCTCGGAGAGCGCCTGCGGAGCCAACGGCGGCTGGTACTACGACAATCCCCAGAACCCCGCGACGATCACGCTCTGCCCCACCACCTGTCAGACGGCGCAGGGCGACAACTCTGGCGGCATTCGCATCATCGTCGGCTGCGACACGACGCCGGCTTGA
- a CDS encoding PP2C family protein-serine/threonine phosphatase yields the protein MSEIDPLLVRQLKRLGITELDEPPDRDTWQKALARISDHYRHVAEDRGLLTRSLELSTTEMSQLHEQLAAERDRLKGVISAVGDALNVFHDVASTRPEPASTHELTGTITVAKRQFAAKLGEILAVSASMSSGGGDASEVINDIRVNFLHLADRLVQLLYDTAEKASLKKQLEVARAVQQMLVPSEDVHDRSFLRIAGHFQPAAECGGDWWAVHDLPGDRVLTVIGDVTGHGISSAIITGAAKAACDLARTFSSERLTVTQLLRIMNCSIYEAAKQKFMMTCTASIFEPSSRTMSIANAGHPFPYIARKGSVRQIAAQGSPLGAAANTDYQAQTVQLQPGDALLWFTDGITECENEAQEPFTDKRLRALFQELAAAGPERIRDAIVTAIEDYRGGRALDDDVTLVVAAVQ from the coding sequence ATGAGCGAGATCGACCCGCTCCTCGTCCGGCAGCTCAAGCGCCTCGGCATCACGGAGCTCGACGAGCCCCCCGATCGCGATACGTGGCAGAAGGCCCTCGCCCGGATCAGCGATCACTACCGCCACGTCGCGGAAGATCGGGGTCTCCTCACCCGCTCCCTCGAGCTGAGCACCACCGAGATGAGCCAGCTCCACGAGCAGCTCGCCGCGGAGCGTGACCGGCTCAAGGGTGTGATCAGCGCCGTGGGAGACGCCTTGAACGTCTTCCACGATGTGGCCAGCACCCGGCCAGAGCCGGCCAGCACCCACGAGCTGACCGGGACCATCACGGTGGCGAAGCGGCAGTTCGCGGCCAAGCTCGGCGAGATCCTCGCCGTGAGCGCCTCGATGTCCTCGGGTGGTGGCGACGCCAGCGAGGTGATCAACGACATCCGGGTCAACTTCCTGCATCTCGCCGACAGGCTGGTGCAGCTGCTCTACGACACGGCGGAGAAGGCCTCGCTCAAGAAGCAGCTCGAGGTGGCCCGCGCCGTCCAGCAGATGCTGGTCCCGAGCGAGGACGTCCACGATCGCTCGTTCCTGCGGATCGCGGGGCACTTCCAGCCCGCCGCAGAGTGCGGCGGAGACTGGTGGGCGGTCCACGATCTACCAGGGGATCGTGTCCTCACGGTCATCGGCGACGTGACGGGCCATGGGATCTCGTCGGCGATCATCACCGGCGCAGCCAAGGCGGCCTGCGACCTGGCGCGCACCTTCTCTTCGGAGCGGCTCACGGTGACCCAGCTGCTCCGGATCATGAACTGCTCGATCTACGAGGCGGCGAAGCAGAAATTCATGATGACGTGTACTGCGTCCATCTTCGAGCCGAGCAGCCGCACGATGAGCATCGCCAATGCGGGGCATCCCTTCCCCTACATCGCTCGCAAGGGCTCGGTGAGACAGATTGCGGCGCAGGGGTCCCCGCTCGGCGCTGCGGCCAATACGGACTATCAAGCCCAGACCGTCCAGCTCCAGCCTGGGGATGCGCTGTTGTGGTTCACGGACGGCATCACGGAGTGTGAAAACGAGGCCCAGGAGCCCTTCACCGACAAGCGCCTGCGCGCCCTGTTCCAGGAACTCGCAGCGGCAGGACCCGAGCGGATCAGGGACGCGATCGTCACTGCGATCGAGGACTATCGTGGTGGACGGGCTCTCGACGATGACGTGACGCTGGTCGTCGCAGCCGTGCAGTAG
- a CDS encoding hybrid sensor histidine kinase/response regulator → MPEPKRPVVLNVNDDETTRYLIRKILGGAGFTVREAQNGEEALQLATTRPDLIVLDIKLPDISGYEVCRLLKANSATSSIPVLQTSATFVTSERRVQGLEGGADSYLTQPFEAVELIAMVRALLRARKAEEAARTAANDWEATFDGISDGVCLFGADGRLRRHNSAFAAMLARLSATRSLDPRPAALLTQLDGQTPEELLGALLPAGAPRGWPDVTTSAGQRQSTEALVGEHWYRITADPVAYTPEAQGLALIFSDITERKRLEEERRHRADTLAEADRRKDEFLAMLAHELRNPLNAISTAVHIQNRIGPQDQQNVRLRATISRQTSHLARLVDDLLDVSRITRGKILLKKEPFDLNELIERAVTTCQLLIDSRRHQLSVSVPEEPLWLEGDTLRIEQILVNLLNNAAKYTDTGGRIWLSIAREQQENKAFAVIHVRDTGMGIASDQLESIFDLFVQEDVSLARSTGGLGIGLTMVRGLVQLHGGSIQAQSEGRGRGSEFIVRLPALKDVPLPEASQPERSPTGRLRVLVVEDNPDALELVQNLLELWGHHVEAASDGVTGLEMALTMKPDVALIDIGLPAMDGYEVASRLRAEAAGRNIALIAVTGYGRDEDRRRAYEAGFDEHLVKPVNPTRLAEAIERQTRSLRARPPGPTSP, encoded by the coding sequence ATGCCGGAACCGAAACGCCCCGTCGTTCTCAACGTCAACGATGACGAGACCACCCGGTATCTCATCCGGAAGATCCTCGGGGGCGCAGGCTTCACCGTGCGCGAGGCGCAGAACGGGGAAGAGGCGCTCCAGCTCGCGACGACACGACCGGACCTGATCGTGCTCGACATCAAGCTGCCCGACATCAGCGGCTACGAGGTCTGTCGTCTCTTGAAGGCCAACTCGGCCACCTCGTCGATCCCGGTCCTCCAGACGTCAGCGACCTTCGTGACCAGCGAGCGACGCGTCCAGGGGCTCGAGGGGGGAGCCGACAGCTACCTGACCCAGCCCTTCGAGGCGGTCGAGCTGATCGCAATGGTGCGGGCCCTCTTGCGGGCGCGGAAGGCAGAGGAAGCCGCGCGCACCGCTGCCAACGACTGGGAGGCGACGTTCGACGGCATCAGTGATGGCGTGTGCCTGTTCGGAGCGGACGGGCGACTTCGCCGTCACAACAGTGCCTTCGCCGCGATGCTCGCCCGGCTCTCCGCCACGCGCTCGCTCGACCCCAGGCCGGCCGCACTGTTGACGCAACTCGATGGCCAAACCCCGGAAGAACTCCTCGGAGCACTGCTCCCCGCTGGGGCCCCCCGGGGGTGGCCGGACGTGACGACCAGCGCAGGACAGCGTCAGAGCACCGAGGCGCTCGTCGGGGAGCACTGGTACCGCATCACCGCCGATCCCGTCGCCTATACACCCGAGGCGCAGGGCCTCGCGCTGATCTTCAGCGACATCACCGAGCGGAAGCGGCTGGAGGAAGAGAGACGCCACCGCGCCGACACGCTGGCCGAAGCCGATCGTCGGAAGGACGAGTTCCTGGCCATGCTGGCGCACGAGCTGCGAAACCCTCTCAACGCGATCAGCACGGCGGTCCACATCCAGAACCGCATCGGCCCCCAGGATCAGCAAAACGTGCGCTTGCGGGCCACCATCAGCCGGCAGACCAGCCACCTCGCGCGGCTCGTCGACGATCTGCTCGACGTGTCGCGCATCACCCGCGGCAAGATCCTGCTGAAGAAGGAACCGTTCGATCTGAACGAGCTGATCGAGCGCGCCGTGACCACCTGTCAGCTGCTCATCGACTCGCGACGCCATCAGCTCTCGGTCTCGGTTCCTGAGGAGCCTCTGTGGCTCGAAGGCGATACGCTCCGCATCGAGCAGATCCTCGTCAACCTGCTCAACAACGCAGCCAAGTACACGGACACCGGGGGACGCATCTGGCTGTCGATCGCCAGAGAGCAACAGGAAAACAAGGCCTTCGCGGTGATCCATGTGCGCGACACCGGCATGGGCATCGCCTCGGATCAGCTCGAGTCGATCTTCGATCTGTTCGTCCAGGAGGACGTCTCGCTGGCCCGCTCGACCGGTGGTCTCGGGATTGGCCTCACCATGGTCCGTGGCTTGGTCCAGCTCCACGGGGGCAGCATCCAGGCGCAGAGCGAGGGTCGGGGACGAGGCTCGGAATTCATCGTCCGCTTGCCAGCGCTGAAGGACGTCCCCCTCCCAGAAGCGTCCCAGCCCGAGCGGTCTCCGACGGGTCGCCTGCGGGTGCTGGTCGTCGAAGACAACCCGGACGCACTGGAGCTCGTCCAGAACCTGCTCGAGCTCTGGGGGCACCACGTCGAGGCGGCGAGCGATGGCGTCACGGGCCTCGAGATGGCCCTCACGATGAAGCCGGATGTCGCGCTGATCGACATCGGTCTCCCGGCGATGGATGGTTACGAGGTCGCCTCGAGATTGCGCGCGGAGGCAGCGGGGAGGAACATCGCGCTCATTGCCGTCACAGGGTACGGGCGAGACGAGGACCGACGCCGAGCGTACGAGGCAGGCTTCGACGAGCACCTGGTCAAGCCCGTGAACCCCACCCGCCTCGCCGAGGCCATCGAACGCCAGACGCGGAGCTTGCGCGCTCGGCCGCCCGGCCCGACCTCTCCTTGA
- a CDS encoding tRNA1(Val) (adenine(37)-N6)-methyltransferase: MDAVLTPGQEKPPTSPPCAGIVRPARRPPGWVAPGPRPVTPPDRPELWPASGEDLCYLAGDFRILQRVDGHRWSADDLVTAWFAAELTAHAPPRLTVDLGCGIGTVLLCTAWRFPDARCVGVEAQELSAGLAKRSVAWNGLESRCTVRHGDMRDPANLEGIGAPDLVTGTPPYLPPGTGIESSRVQCGPCRFEHRGGVEVYFEAAARLLAPEGVFVGCSAARQRDRVHQGAEAAGLEMVTWMDAIPREGKTALFSVYAARRPGSGLAFEEKPPLVIRGADHRFTASFNGIRRAMGIPVI; this comes from the coding sequence ATGGATGCAGTGCTCACTCCCGGGCAGGAGAAGCCCCCGACCTCGCCGCCCTGTGCTGGCATCGTGCGCCCCGCCAGAAGGCCTCCCGGATGGGTCGCACCGGGTCCGCGCCCCGTCACGCCACCGGACCGCCCCGAGCTGTGGCCGGCATCGGGAGAAGACCTCTGCTATCTGGCCGGCGATTTCCGGATCCTGCAGCGCGTCGACGGGCACCGCTGGTCAGCGGACGACCTGGTCACCGCATGGTTCGCCGCGGAGCTGACGGCGCACGCACCGCCGCGCCTCACCGTGGATCTCGGCTGTGGCATCGGGACGGTGCTGCTCTGCACGGCATGGCGATTCCCCGACGCACGCTGCGTGGGCGTGGAGGCTCAGGAGCTGAGCGCCGGTCTGGCGAAGCGCTCCGTGGCGTGGAACGGGCTCGAGAGCCGGTGCACAGTGCGGCACGGTGACATGCGGGACCCTGCAAACCTCGAAGGGATCGGTGCGCCCGACCTGGTGACCGGCACACCGCCTTACCTCCCGCCAGGCACCGGGATCGAGTCCTCGCGCGTGCAGTGCGGCCCCTGTCGCTTCGAGCACCGGGGCGGCGTCGAGGTGTACTTCGAGGCTGCTGCGCGCTTGCTCGCCCCGGAGGGCGTCTTCGTGGGCTGCTCCGCGGCACGCCAGCGGGACCGGGTGCACCAGGGGGCCGAGGCAGCGGGTCTCGAGATGGTCACCTGGATGGACGCCATCCCGCGCGAAGGCAAAACTGCGCTCTTTTCGGTTTACGCCGCCCGCAGACCCGGCAGTGGACTCGCCTTCGAGGAAAAGCCTCCCCTCGTCATCCGGGGAGCCGACCACCGGTTCACGGCATCGTTCAATGGGATCCGGCGAGCGATGGGGATCCCCGTAATCTGA